In the genome of Hymenobacter cellulosivorans, one region contains:
- a CDS encoding tRNA1(Val) (adenine(37)-N6)-methyltransferase, producing the protein MANTYFRFKHFTIDQAECAMKVCTDACVLGATAALTTATRILDIGTGTGLLALMAAQRNPTATIDAVEIESSAAAQAAANVAHSPWSGRVRVQAGSLATLAATAPPAYDHILCNPPFFRESLRSPSAARTTARHTAPDTLSFAELARFAAHFLTPAGQLSVLLPPPEMQHFEREAAHAGLFPQQRLVLSHRPGSKPLRHITHFGRPARAADQQLLAIHEPDSEVYSAEFRALLRDFYLAF; encoded by the coding sequence TTGGCGAATACCTACTTCCGCTTCAAGCATTTTACCATCGACCAGGCTGAGTGCGCCATGAAGGTGTGCACCGATGCCTGCGTGCTGGGCGCAACGGCCGCGCTGACTACCGCCACTCGTATCCTGGATATCGGCACGGGTACCGGCCTGCTGGCTCTGATGGCTGCCCAGCGCAACCCCACGGCCACCATCGACGCCGTCGAAATTGAATCTTCGGCCGCTGCCCAAGCCGCCGCTAACGTAGCCCACAGCCCCTGGTCCGGCCGAGTTCGGGTGCAGGCCGGCAGCCTGGCCACGCTGGCCGCCACCGCCCCACCCGCCTACGACCATATCCTGTGCAACCCCCCGTTTTTTCGGGAGTCGCTCCGCTCTCCGTCGGCGGCCCGTACCACGGCCCGGCACACCGCCCCCGATACCCTATCGTTTGCGGAGCTGGCCAGGTTTGCCGCCCACTTCCTGACGCCGGCCGGGCAGTTGAGCGTGTTGCTGCCGCCCCCGGAAATGCAGCACTTTGAGCGGGAAGCGGCCCACGCCGGGCTGTTTCCGCAGCAGCGCCTGGTGCTGAGTCACCGGCCCGGCAGCAAGCCGTTGCGCCACATTACTCATTTTGGCCGCCCGGCCCGCGCCGCCGACCAGCAACTACTGGCTATTCACGAACCCGACAGCGAGGTGTATTCGGCCGAGTTCCGGGCCCTGCTGCGCGACTTTTACCTGGCCTTTTAA
- a CDS encoding acyltransferase family protein: MKPAAYFPALTGFRAVAALAVFLFHFPPVAGTGELLPDALHALFREGHVGVSLFFTLSGFLISRRYYHQSFSGAELRTYLYRRWARIYPVFFLVTTATFILDKLYQKEDAVRLFLVNLTLVKGLLTNYAFSGVPQSWSLTTEECFYLLAPALFWLGRRASRRWWPAVVLGLLLIGILLYAPGFLTGQQTFEDAHFVLIVTIFGRSAEFLLGAAFAQAPAGWLRGRATLLGAVWAWLWEPEWLPFSCTREKPASIRPWAWPSTTSCCRWQRACCSTAWLPKRLGCNACSAPGLSSSWAELPTASTCCTWAFCTTFCSGGSPRGGRRPCNTRWCCC, encoded by the coding sequence ATGAAGCCAGCCGCTTACTTCCCCGCCCTGACGGGTTTTCGGGCAGTGGCGGCCCTGGCGGTGTTTCTGTTTCACTTCCCGCCAGTGGCGGGTACGGGTGAGCTGCTGCCTGACGCCCTGCACGCCCTGTTTCGGGAGGGCCACGTCGGGGTTTCGCTGTTTTTTACCCTCAGCGGCTTTCTAATCAGCCGGCGCTATTACCACCAGTCGTTTTCCGGGGCCGAGCTCCGGACGTATCTGTACCGGCGCTGGGCCCGGATTTACCCGGTGTTTTTCCTGGTTACCACGGCCACATTCATCCTCGACAAGCTCTATCAGAAAGAAGATGCCGTGCGCCTTTTCCTGGTTAACCTGACCTTGGTAAAGGGCTTGCTGACCAACTACGCCTTTTCCGGCGTGCCCCAAAGCTGGTCGCTGACGACGGAGGAATGCTTTTACCTGCTGGCCCCGGCTCTGTTCTGGCTGGGCCGGCGGGCCTCGCGGCGCTGGTGGCCTGCCGTTGTCCTGGGCCTGCTGCTAATCGGGATTCTGCTTTATGCGCCGGGCTTCCTGACCGGCCAGCAAACCTTTGAGGACGCGCATTTCGTGCTGATTGTCACCATTTTTGGGCGAAGCGCGGAGTTTCTGCTGGGCGCCGCCTTTGCCCAGGCCCCGGCCGGGTGGCTGCGGGGCCGCGCCACCCTGCTCGGGGCAGTGTGGGCCTGGTTGTGGGAGCCGGAATGGTTGCCATTCAGTTGCACGCGGGAAAAGCCAGCATCGATACGCCCCTGGGCTTGGCCATCAACAACTTCGTGCTGCCGCTGGCAACGGGCCTGCTGCTCTACGGCTTGGCTTCCGAAACGACTTGGCTGCAACGCCTGCTCAGCACCAGGGCTTTCCAGCAGCTGGGCCGAGCTTCCTACTGCTTCTACCTGCTGCACATGGGCTTTCTGCACGACTTTTTGCTCCGGTGGCAGCCCACGGGGTGGCCGGCGGCCTTGCAATACGCGCTGGTGTTGCTGCTAA
- a CDS encoding aminotransferase class V-fold PLP-dependent enzyme: MYTFNPGPSQVYPELRGYLQDAFDEGWLSAPHRGERFTGLMRQTVADLKTKLNIPQDYTVFFLSSATECWEVLAQSLTPNKSFHLYSGAFGEKWFEYAKALRPNSTALQFGIDELPEVYTLPLPDDSVDLVCITQNETSNATQLRDGFILNLYNRLGNALLAVDATSSLGGIQLKYIKADIWYGSVQKCFGMPAGLGIMVLSPRAVARFRQINERSHYNSLVAQYEKMLNYQTTHTPNVLGIYLLSRVLTDREPIKAVHQHLLDRATKLYDYFDQATQLTPLVTNPETRSTTVIGLQGPPALIDEVKRRAKEQGLQLGNGYGNWKANSLRIANFPAIPDAAYEQLVQFFAREFA, translated from the coding sequence ATGTATACATTCAACCCCGGTCCCTCGCAGGTGTATCCTGAGCTGCGTGGCTACTTGCAGGATGCTTTCGACGAGGGCTGGCTCTCGGCGCCCCACCGCGGGGAGCGGTTTACGGGCCTGATGCGCCAGACCGTGGCCGACCTGAAAACCAAGCTCAACATCCCGCAGGACTACACCGTGTTTTTTCTGAGCTCGGCCACCGAGTGCTGGGAAGTATTGGCCCAGAGCCTGACGCCGAACAAGAGCTTCCACCTCTACAGTGGGGCTTTTGGCGAAAAGTGGTTTGAGTACGCCAAGGCCCTGCGCCCCAACAGTACCGCCCTGCAGTTCGGTATCGACGAGCTGCCCGAGGTCTACACCCTGCCCCTGCCCGACGACTCGGTTGACTTGGTCTGCATCACCCAGAACGAGACTTCCAACGCCACCCAGCTGCGCGACGGGTTTATTCTGAACCTCTACAACCGCCTGGGCAACGCTCTGCTGGCCGTGGATGCTACCTCGTCTTTGGGCGGCATCCAGCTCAAGTACATCAAGGCCGACATCTGGTATGGCTCGGTGCAGAAGTGCTTCGGCATGCCGGCCGGCCTGGGCATTATGGTCTTGTCGCCAAGGGCCGTGGCACGCTTCCGCCAGATCAACGAGCGGAGCCACTACAACAGCCTGGTGGCCCAGTACGAGAAGATGCTCAACTACCAGACCACCCACACGCCCAACGTGCTCGGCATCTATTTGCTGAGCCGGGTGCTGACGGACCGGGAGCCCATCAAGGCCGTGCACCAGCACCTGCTCGACCGCGCTACCAAGCTCTACGACTACTTCGACCAAGCCACCCAGCTTACCCCGCTGGTAACCAACCCCGAAACCCGCTCCACGACCGTCATCGGCCTGCAGGGCCCGCCGGCGCTTATCGACGAAGTGAAGCGCCGGGCCAAAGAGCAAGGCCTGCAGCTGGGCAACGGCTACGGCAACTGGAAAGCCAACTCGCTGCGCATCGCCAACTTCCCCGCCATTCCCGACGCGGCCTACGAGCAGCTGGTCCAATTCTTCGCCCGCGAATTCGCGTAG
- a CDS encoding saccharopine dehydrogenase family protein, with protein MSRILLLGAGRSASSLLHYLLLHAATEGWQLTVADVNPAHLTTTLAAHTEYARAVAFDIQQEAQLHELVGQADIVISMLPALFHLPVAKACVQYGRHLVTASYVSAEIRELDAQAKAADILILMECGLDPGLDHMSAMRALHDIRARGGQLTAFRSYCGGLLAPDSEGNNPWRYKFTWNPRNVVLAGQSTAKYLENGHLRFIPYQQLFARTTPITVAGYGEFDGYANRDSLSYRAPYGLDDIPTMLRGTLRRAGYCAAWQAFVRLGLTDDSVHLGNAADMTWAALVESFLPAPSGSKEPLAARTAEYLGLAPEGPEMQRLIWLDVFTERPVGLADATPAQLLERLLTEKWQLQDGDHDMIVMQHTLDYTLAGVPHRWESSLVVLGDDATHTAMAKTVGLPVAMAVRRLAAGLVTQRGVLIPTEPSLYEPILNELAADYGIRFEEHEVSLQPGVPA; from the coding sequence ATGTCCCGCATTCTGCTTCTGGGCGCCGGCCGCTCAGCTTCCTCTCTGCTGCATTATCTGTTGCTGCACGCCGCCACCGAAGGCTGGCAGCTTACGGTGGCCGATGTAAACCCCGCTCATTTAACCACTACGCTGGCTGCGCACACCGAATATGCCCGGGCCGTGGCGTTTGATATTCAGCAGGAAGCCCAGCTGCACGAGCTGGTCGGGCAGGCTGATATCGTCATTTCTATGCTGCCGGCCCTGTTTCACCTGCCGGTGGCCAAGGCCTGCGTGCAGTACGGGCGCCACCTGGTAACGGCCAGCTACGTGTCGGCCGAAATCCGGGAGCTGGACGCCCAGGCCAAGGCCGCCGACATCCTGATCCTGATGGAATGCGGCCTGGACCCGGGCCTGGACCACATGTCGGCCATGCGGGCCTTGCACGACATCCGGGCCCGGGGCGGGCAGCTGACGGCCTTCCGCTCGTACTGCGGCGGGCTGCTGGCCCCGGATTCGGAAGGAAATAATCCGTGGAGGTATAAGTTTACCTGGAACCCGCGCAACGTGGTGCTGGCCGGGCAAAGCACGGCCAAGTACCTCGAAAATGGTCATCTGCGCTTTATTCCGTACCAGCAGCTGTTTGCCCGCACCACGCCCATTACGGTGGCCGGCTACGGCGAATTCGACGGCTACGCCAACCGGGACTCGCTTAGCTACCGGGCGCCCTACGGCCTGGACGACATCCCGACCATGCTGCGCGGCACCCTGCGCCGGGCCGGCTACTGCGCCGCCTGGCAGGCCTTCGTGCGCCTGGGCCTCACCGACGACTCGGTACACCTGGGTAACGCCGCCGACATGACTTGGGCCGCGCTGGTCGAGTCGTTCTTGCCCGCCCCAAGTGGTAGCAAAGAGCCCTTGGCGGCTCGTACGGCCGAGTACCTGGGGCTGGCCCCCGAAGGCCCCGAGATGCAGCGCCTGATCTGGCTGGACGTGTTTACGGAACGGCCGGTAGGCTTGGCCGATGCCACGCCGGCCCAGCTGCTGGAGCGCCTGCTCACCGAGAAGTGGCAGCTGCAGGACGGGGACCACGACATGATAGTGATGCAGCATACCCTAGACTACACCCTGGCTGGCGTGCCGCACCGCTGGGAGTCGTCATTGGTCGTGCTCGGCGATGATGCCACGCACACGGCCATGGCCAAAACCGTGGGTTTGCCGGTGGCTATGGCTGTGCGGCGGCTGGCCGCGGGCTTGGTAACGCAGCGCGGCGTACTCATCCCGACCGAGCCCAGCCTGTATGAGCCCATCTTAAATGAGTTGGCGGCGGATTACGGCATCCGCTTCGAGGAGCACGAGGTGAGTCTGCAACCCGGGGTGCCGGCCTAA
- a CDS encoding MarC family protein, whose translation MFSLKEIFSVTLTLFAVIDILGSIPIIIQIRQREGKIHSEKATLVAGLLMVVFLFLGQSILSLFGVDYQSFALAGAIIIFLIGMEMILGIELFRNDPTTRTGSIVPLAFPIIVGAGTMTTLLSLRAAYSLPNVLVGIGLNLVFVFIVLKSSAWIERKLGKAGEDILRRVFGVILLAIAIKLFKSNF comes from the coding sequence ATGTTCAGCCTTAAGGAAATCTTCTCGGTTACGCTTACCCTGTTTGCGGTGATTGACATTCTAGGCTCCATCCCGATTATCATCCAGATCCGGCAGCGCGAGGGCAAGATTCACTCCGAGAAGGCTACGCTGGTAGCGGGCTTGCTGATGGTGGTGTTCTTGTTTCTGGGCCAGAGCATTCTGTCCTTATTTGGGGTTGACTACCAGTCGTTTGCCCTGGCCGGGGCCATTATCATCTTCCTCATCGGCATGGAGATGATTCTGGGCATCGAGCTGTTTCGCAACGACCCCACCACCCGCACCGGCTCCATCGTGCCCCTGGCGTTTCCCATCATCGTGGGGGCCGGCACCATGACTACCCTGCTGAGCTTGCGGGCCGCTTACTCCCTGCCCAACGTGCTGGTGGGCATCGGCTTGAACCTGGTATTCGTCTTCATCGTGCTCAAAAGCTCGGCCTGGATTGAGCGCAAGCTGGGCAAGGCCGGCGAAGACATCCTGCGCCGCGTCTTCGGCGTGATTTTGCTGGCCATTGCTATCAAGCTGTTTAAATCAAACTTCTAA
- a CDS encoding cytidine deaminase, protein MAHPLHLTITVEVLASEAELTPAEATTWQQARAATDQAYAPYSHFHVGTALLLDNGTIHKGTNQENAAYPSGLCAERTALFGLAASQPERRILCMAVAARPANGDFVAVTSCGACRQVMTEYENRQGTPIPLLLPGPNNTIYRFRSLADLLPFQFSASDLPTVS, encoded by the coding sequence ATGGCCCACCCGCTCCATCTGACCATCACCGTCGAGGTGCTGGCCTCCGAAGCCGAACTCACTCCCGCCGAAGCAACCACGTGGCAACAGGCCCGTGCCGCCACCGACCAGGCATATGCGCCCTACTCCCACTTCCACGTGGGCACGGCACTGCTGCTTGATAATGGCACCATTCACAAAGGCACCAACCAGGAAAACGCGGCCTACCCTTCCGGCCTCTGCGCCGAGCGGACCGCCCTGTTTGGCCTGGCGGCCTCCCAGCCCGAACGCCGTATCCTGTGCATGGCCGTGGCCGCCCGCCCCGCCAATGGCGACTTCGTGGCCGTCACGTCCTGTGGGGCCTGCCGCCAGGTCATGACCGAGTACGAAAACCGCCAGGGCACGCCCATTCCGCTGCTGCTGCCCGGCCCCAACAACACTATTTACCGGTTCCGGTCCCTGGCCGACCTGCTACCCTTCCAGTTTTCGGCCAGTGACCTGCCGACGGTGAGTTAA
- the rnhA gene encoding ribonuclease HI, producing the protein MIQLFTDGSSRGNPGPGGYGAILRYGPHEKEITQGFRLTTNNRMELLAVIIGLEAVTRPEIPITVTTDSKYVVDAVEKKWVFGWAAKPDFGKKANEDLWRRFIKIYKQRKVQFRWVRGHNGHAENERCDQLAVRSAVHGPLLIDAGYEATAGQLS; encoded by the coding sequence ATGATTCAACTCTTTACCGACGGCTCCTCCCGGGGCAACCCGGGGCCGGGGGGCTACGGCGCCATTCTGCGCTACGGGCCCCACGAAAAGGAAATTACCCAGGGCTTCCGGCTCACGACCAATAACCGCATGGAGCTGCTGGCCGTCATTATCGGCCTGGAAGCCGTGACGCGTCCCGAAATTCCGATTACCGTCACCACCGACTCCAAATACGTGGTAGATGCCGTGGAGAAAAAGTGGGTGTTCGGCTGGGCTGCCAAGCCCGACTTTGGCAAGAAAGCCAACGAAGACCTGTGGCGCCGCTTTATCAAGATCTATAAGCAGCGCAAGGTGCAGTTTCGCTGGGTGCGGGGCCACAACGGCCACGCCGAGAACGAGCGGTGTGACCAACTGGCCGTGCGTAGCGCCGTGCACGGCCCCCTGCTCATCGACGCCGGCTACGAAGCCACGGCGGGGCAGCTTTCATGA
- a CDS encoding ATP-binding cassette domain-containing protein, producing the protein MLSIQNLGKSYGSHQVLHHVNLTLRPGSLHGLVGANGAGKTTLLHCLYGLLTDYSGQIQETTGLPIREHTGVLPYEPYFYPRLTGREYLEFCLQARRRPRVDFTAWNSLLELPLDQYAEEYSAGMKKKLALLALLVQDFRYLILDEPFNGLDMGTNLLLKEILLRLRAQGRGILLTSHLLGSLTETCDEITLLAGGTVQRHYPAAEFGSLSADLLDSLYHDKLTQIAHLLPASGS; encoded by the coding sequence ATGCTTAGCATTCAAAATCTGGGAAAAAGCTACGGTTCTCACCAGGTCCTGCACCACGTCAATCTGACCTTGCGGCCGGGCTCCCTACACGGATTGGTGGGCGCCAACGGGGCTGGCAAAACGACCCTGCTGCATTGTCTCTACGGGCTGCTGACCGACTACTCGGGCCAGATTCAGGAAACGACCGGGCTGCCCATCCGGGAGCATACCGGCGTGCTACCGTATGAGCCCTACTTCTATCCCCGCCTTACGGGCCGCGAATACCTGGAGTTCTGTCTGCAGGCCCGCCGCCGGCCCCGGGTCGACTTTACGGCCTGGAACAGCCTGCTGGAGTTGCCGCTCGATCAGTACGCCGAGGAATATTCGGCCGGCATGAAGAAAAAACTGGCCTTGCTGGCCCTGCTGGTGCAGGACTTTCGCTACCTGATTCTGGATGAGCCCTTCAACGGCCTGGACATGGGTACCAACCTGCTGCTCAAGGAAATCCTGCTGCGTCTGCGGGCCCAGGGCCGCGGCATCCTGCTGACCTCGCACCTGCTGGGCTCCCTGACCGAAACCTGTGACGAAATTACCCTGCTGGCCGGCGGCACCGTGCAGCGTCATTACCCGGCCGCGGAATTTGGCTCCTTGTCAGCCGACCTGCTCGATTCGCTCTACCACGACAAGCTAACCCAGATTGCCCACTTGCTGCCCGCGTCGGGAAGTTAA
- the aroQ gene encoding type II 3-dehydroquinate dehydratase, which translates to MQILIINGPNLNLLGRREPGIYGTRSFEAYLPELREAFPDFTLEYFQSNHEGELIDKIHEVGFTYHGIILNAGAYTHTSLALADALAAIDSPVVEVHLSNVAAREEIRHKSLIAKNCIGSISGFKLDSYRLALHYFEGIRPKRVGFRV; encoded by the coding sequence ATGCAAATCTTAATCATCAACGGACCCAACCTCAACCTGCTGGGCCGGCGCGAGCCGGGCATCTACGGCACCCGCTCGTTCGAAGCCTACCTGCCCGAGCTGCGCGAGGCCTTCCCCGACTTTACCCTGGAATACTTCCAAAGCAACCATGAGGGCGAGCTAATCGACAAGATCCACGAGGTCGGCTTCACTTACCACGGCATCATCCTCAACGCCGGAGCCTACACCCACACCAGCCTGGCCCTGGCCGATGCCCTGGCCGCCATCGACTCGCCGGTGGTGGAAGTGCACCTCTCCAACGTAGCCGCCCGCGAGGAAATCCGCCACAAGAGCCTGATTGCCAAAAACTGTATCGGCAGCATCAGTGGCTTCAAGCTCGACAGCTACCGCCTAGCCCTGCACTACTTCGAAGGCATCCGCCCCAAGCGGGTGGGCTTTCGGGTGTGA
- a CDS encoding SDR family NAD(P)-dependent oxidoreductase codes for MTRTAFVTGASSGIGRATAVALAQVGFQLILTGRRQERLEELAEQLAPTRVHLLTFDVRDRVAVDAAVASLPAEFQQIDVLINNAGGAHGLAPIQDGDPNDWDVMLDSNVKGLLNVSQAVLPGMRERQQGHIINIGSIAGHEVYANGNVYCASKAAVAALTKAMRIDLLPLNIRVAEVNPGAVETEFSQVRFKGDTERAAKVYQGYDPLKPEDIAEVIQFMVTRPANVHIAEITVFAGAQGAATLINRR; via the coding sequence ATGACTCGTACTGCCTTTGTAACCGGGGCTTCCTCCGGAATTGGCCGCGCCACGGCTGTAGCTCTGGCGCAAGTGGGCTTTCAGCTGATTCTGACCGGGCGGCGCCAGGAGCGCCTCGAAGAGCTGGCCGAGCAGCTGGCACCTACCCGGGTGCACCTGCTGACCTTCGACGTGCGCGACCGGGTCGCCGTGGACGCTGCCGTGGCCAGTCTGCCCGCCGAGTTTCAGCAGATCGACGTGCTTATCAATAACGCCGGCGGGGCCCACGGCCTGGCCCCAATTCAGGACGGCGACCCTAATGACTGGGACGTGATGCTGGATAGCAACGTGAAAGGGCTGCTCAACGTGAGCCAGGCGGTGCTGCCGGGCATGCGGGAACGGCAACAGGGCCACATTATTAATATCGGCTCCATTGCTGGCCACGAGGTGTACGCCAACGGCAACGTGTACTGCGCCTCGAAAGCTGCGGTGGCGGCCCTGACCAAAGCCATGCGTATTGATCTGCTGCCGCTGAACATCCGGGTGGCGGAAGTGAATCCGGGGGCGGTGGAAACCGAGTTTTCCCAGGTCCGCTTCAAGGGGGACACCGAGCGGGCGGCCAAGGTGTACCAGGGCTACGACCCGCTGAAGCCCGAAGATATTGCCGAGGTGATTCAGTTCATGGTTACCCGGCCGGCCAACGTACACATTGCCGAAATTACCGTGTTTGCCGGTGCCCAGGGCGCGGCTACGCTGATAAACCGCCGCTAA
- the ubiE gene encoding bifunctional demethylmenaquinone methyltransferase/2-methoxy-6-polyprenyl-1,4-benzoquinol methylase UbiE, whose protein sequence is MSVVPYKDDAAGKKSQVAQMFNSIAGKYDFLNHFLSAGTDIYWRRKAVNELKTLRPARILDIATGTADFAIESLRLSPETKVTGVDISEGMLEVGRRKLTEKGLANRIQLELGDSENLPFPDNHFDAVTASFGVRNFENLQKGLAEMQRVLRPGGKVVILEFSKPTVFPMKQAYNFYFRHILPVFGKLISKDRAAYTYLPESVQAFPDGQNFLTILTQVGFTNPTWQPLTFGISSIYTAQK, encoded by the coding sequence ATGTCCGTTGTTCCCTACAAAGATGATGCTGCCGGCAAAAAGTCGCAGGTAGCCCAGATGTTTAACAGCATTGCTGGTAAATACGACTTCCTGAACCATTTCCTCAGCGCTGGCACCGACATCTACTGGCGTCGCAAGGCCGTGAATGAACTCAAGACCCTGCGTCCGGCCCGGATTCTGGATATTGCTACCGGCACAGCTGACTTTGCCATCGAAAGCCTGCGCCTCTCGCCCGAAACCAAGGTGACGGGGGTAGATATTTCGGAAGGCATGCTGGAAGTGGGACGGCGCAAGCTCACAGAAAAGGGCCTGGCCAACCGAATTCAGCTGGAACTCGGCGACTCGGAGAACCTGCCGTTTCCGGACAACCACTTCGATGCGGTAACGGCTTCCTTTGGGGTGCGCAACTTCGAGAACCTGCAGAAGGGCTTGGCCGAGATGCAGCGGGTGCTGCGGCCGGGTGGCAAAGTGGTGATTCTGGAGTTTTCCAAGCCCACGGTGTTCCCGATGAAGCAGGCCTACAACTTTTATTTCCGGCACATTCTGCCGGTGTTTGGTAAACTGATTTCCAAGGACCGCGCGGCTTATACCTACTTACCCGAGTCGGTGCAGGCCTTCCCCGATGGTCAGAATTTCCTGACTATTCTCACGCAGGTTGGTTTTACAAATCCTACATGGCAACCCCTCACTTTTGGCATCAGCTCCATCTACACGGCGCAAAAGTAG
- a CDS encoding alpha/beta hydrolase produces the protein MERHLTVTRSARYYQAGELSAATRQVWFVCHGYGQLAAYFIRHFHRLAQANPTTVIIAPEGLSRFYLSGTSGRVGATWMTREDRLSEIDDYVAYLNQLAGTVLAECSPAVQVTVLGFSQGAATVSRWLARASFRPRHLILWAGAFPPDMDFTVATHLLRQLPVTLVCGTRDEFIDEAALTQQQDFLQKLGVEPEIIRFEGKHELNAAVLDQLHRPTQ, from the coding sequence ATGGAACGTCACCTCACGGTTACCCGCTCGGCCCGCTACTATCAGGCGGGTGAGCTGAGTGCGGCCACCCGGCAGGTGTGGTTTGTGTGCCACGGCTACGGGCAGCTGGCAGCTTACTTTATCCGTCATTTCCACCGCCTTGCCCAGGCCAACCCTACCACGGTTATCATTGCGCCGGAAGGGTTGTCGCGCTTTTACCTGAGCGGCACCAGTGGCCGGGTTGGGGCCACCTGGATGACGCGCGAGGACCGGCTCAGCGAAATCGATGACTACGTGGCCTACCTCAATCAGCTGGCCGGCACCGTGCTGGCCGAGTGCAGCCCGGCCGTGCAAGTCACCGTGCTGGGCTTTTCGCAGGGCGCGGCTACCGTCAGCCGCTGGCTGGCGCGGGCATCGTTCCGGCCCAGGCACCTCATCCTTTGGGCCGGCGCCTTTCCGCCCGACATGGACTTCACCGTGGCCACACACCTACTCCGGCAGCTGCCCGTCACCCTGGTATGTGGCACCCGGGATGAGTTTATTGATGAGGCAGCCCTTACCCAGCAGCAGGATTTTCTGCAAAAGCTGGGCGTCGAGCCCGAAATCATCCGGTTTGAAGGCAAGCACGAGCTAAACGCCGCCGTGCTGGACCAGTTGCATCGGCCAACGCAATAA
- the porT gene encoding type IX secretion/gliding motility protein PorT/SprT, which translates to MATPHFWHQLHLHGAKVAALTALTLVAGLAPHTSFAQKKSKSSSSKGSRGQVKSITVNNLPGYDDKWFHPGFYIAPNFSRYKIEQSAAYVQAIKNGTAVSANSLVSPGLSVGFIGDVRLADYFNLRFAPGVSFLTRRIEFKPYGYQPADSVFTQEIGGTQIDLPLLLKFKSERRRNARVYVVGGIKPSVNVGNRRKDPLRNQLQAASGDLAIEYGVGLDLFYPLFKFAPELRFSHGLTNLRVPGNDVYSRSLQSMKSNTVTLYLNFE; encoded by the coding sequence ATGGCAACCCCTCACTTTTGGCATCAGCTCCATCTACACGGCGCAAAAGTAGCCGCACTGACGGCGCTGACTTTGGTGGCCGGCCTGGCCCCGCACACGAGCTTCGCGCAGAAAAAAAGTAAATCCAGTTCCAGTAAGGGGAGTCGGGGCCAGGTGAAGTCCATTACGGTCAATAACCTGCCGGGCTACGACGATAAGTGGTTTCACCCCGGTTTCTACATTGCCCCCAACTTTTCCCGCTACAAGATTGAGCAGTCGGCTGCTTACGTGCAGGCCATTAAGAATGGCACGGCCGTATCGGCTAACTCGCTGGTCAGCCCGGGCTTGTCGGTGGGCTTTATCGGCGACGTGCGGCTGGCCGATTATTTCAACCTACGGTTTGCGCCCGGCGTGAGCTTTCTGACCCGGCGCATCGAGTTCAAACCCTACGGCTACCAGCCCGCCGACTCGGTTTTTACCCAGGAAATTGGGGGCACGCAGATTGATTTACCCCTGCTGCTCAAGTTTAAGTCGGAGCGGCGGCGCAACGCTCGCGTGTACGTGGTGGGCGGCATCAAGCCCAGCGTCAACGTGGGCAACCGCCGCAAAGACCCGCTGCGCAACCAGCTGCAAGCTGCCAGTGGTGACCTCGCCATCGAGTATGGGGTGGGGCTTGACCTGTTTTACCCGTTGTTCAAATTTGCTCCGGAGCTGCGGTTTTCCCACGGCCTGACCAATCTGCGGGTACCCGGCAACGACGTGTACAGCCGCAGTTTGCAGAGCATGAAAAGCAACACCGTCACACTGTACCTGAATTTCGAATAG